One Lusitaniella coriacea LEGE 07157 genomic window carries:
- a CDS encoding glycosyltransferase family 4 protein, translated as MPAYQYLFHFIAFLVSATVVLWSTPVVKFLGLKNGYVDRPNARKVHEQPMVRLGGISIFAGTVAALAIVWLLGAFVGLSPEQKGGILGVALGGIGFFLIGLADDLFNLRPLSRLLMQMAVAAGVWSMGVSIDFLSIPFNGLIDLNGWVSLPVTVIWLVGMANAINWIDGLDGLAAGVSGIAAVVMLVVTLFMHQPAAALIAAALAGGALGFLRYNFNPAQIFMGDGGAYFMGFTLAGVGAIGLVKTTAVTAVVLPYLILAVPIVDMSSVIVSRISSGCSPFLADKRHLHHRLLKAGISQRLTVLFIYALTLWVGSLAMAFSGLPSGIAYAFGATMLLAYVGWQVRRSIQIRN; from the coding sequence ATGCCAGCCTATCAATATCTGTTTCATTTCATTGCTTTTCTCGTTTCCGCTACTGTTGTTCTTTGGAGTACGCCAGTCGTAAAATTCCTCGGTCTTAAAAATGGCTATGTCGATCGTCCGAATGCTCGAAAAGTCCACGAACAACCGATGGTACGCCTGGGAGGTATTTCCATTTTCGCAGGAACGGTTGCTGCCCTAGCCATTGTCTGGCTATTGGGAGCCTTTGTTGGATTATCCCCAGAACAAAAAGGAGGAATCCTAGGAGTTGCCCTCGGAGGGATTGGCTTCTTCCTTATTGGTTTGGCAGACGACTTATTTAACTTGCGTCCCCTCTCCCGTTTACTGATGCAAATGGCGGTTGCTGCTGGGGTATGGAGTATGGGAGTTAGCATTGACTTTCTCTCAATTCCCTTCAACGGACTCATTGACCTGAACGGGTGGGTCAGCCTCCCGGTCACCGTTATTTGGTTAGTGGGTATGGCAAACGCCATCAACTGGATCGATGGTTTAGACGGTCTAGCCGCAGGCGTTTCGGGCATTGCCGCCGTAGTGATGCTTGTGGTCACGCTATTCATGCACCAACCCGCCGCCGCTTTGATTGCTGCTGCTTTAGCAGGAGGGGCGTTGGGATTTTTGCGCTATAACTTTAATCCCGCTCAAATTTTCATGGGGGATGGGGGCGCTTATTTTATGGGCTTTACTCTTGCAGGAGTGGGCGCGATTGGTTTAGTCAAAACGACAGCCGTAACAGCCGTGGTACTGCCCTATTTAATTCTTGCGGTTCCCATCGTGGATATGTCGTCGGTCATTGTTTCTCGCATTAGTAGCGGTTGTTCTCCGTTCCTTGCGGACAAACGCCACCTGCACCACCGCTTGCTGAAAGCGGGAATTTCTCAACGGCTAACGGTACTGTTTATTTACGCCCTAACGCTGTGGGTAGGCAGTTTAGCAATGGCGTTTTCCGGTCTTCCCAGTGGGATTGCTTACGCCTTTGGCGCGACAATGTTACTGGCTTATGTGGGTTGGCAGGTGCGGCGGAGCATTCAAATCAGAAATTAG
- the mgsA gene encoding methylglyoxal synthase, with translation MPAKLALIAHDGQKDEMADFVQANESLFSRYHLVATETTGQRIQQETSLQVEQVLSGSVGGDAQIAAMVATSQISAVIFFIDPLQAQPHEPEIQTLQRVCAVHNVALATNRATADAIAEKFRQSRIAHLIFNPVSGQGNVEQDLKLIQELLEAQMQVQVHLTTPEIGAEELAQTAIASNADLIIASGGDGTVSVVAGEIMGTGIPLGIIPRGTANAFAVALNIAPGINPIRSACETILAGNTRVVDAARCNDLPLILLAGIGYEAETIERTSREAKNRWGALAYIMAGWQQLNEQELFETEIEIEGTVQKFQAGAITIANAAPPTSILAQGTGQVVVDDGLLDVTISTAESRTEALTTMIGLFGAALVKLGTNSENTVHFGAKQIRVIADPPQKIVLDGEIIGTTPVEIECHPGALKVFAPPAN, from the coding sequence ATGCCAGCTAAACTAGCGCTGATTGCTCACGATGGTCAGAAAGATGAGATGGCAGACTTTGTACAAGCAAATGAGTCTCTGTTTTCTCGCTATCATTTGGTTGCGACAGAAACCACCGGACAGCGCATTCAACAGGAAACTAGCCTGCAAGTAGAGCAGGTGCTATCCGGTTCTGTGGGAGGAGATGCGCAAATTGCAGCGATGGTTGCAACCAGTCAAATCAGTGCCGTCATTTTCTTCATCGATCCGCTACAGGCTCAACCCCACGAACCCGAAATTCAAACGCTTCAACGAGTTTGCGCGGTGCATAACGTTGCCTTAGCCACCAATCGCGCAACTGCCGACGCGATCGCGGAAAAATTTCGCCAAAGCCGCATCGCACACTTAATATTTAACCCCGTCTCCGGTCAAGGTAATGTCGAACAAGATCTAAAACTCATTCAAGAATTACTCGAAGCTCAGATGCAAGTGCAGGTTCACCTCACCACGCCAGAGATCGGTGCAGAAGAATTAGCCCAAACCGCGATCGCGTCCAACGCCGATCTCATTATTGCTTCTGGAGGAGACGGAACGGTTTCAGTCGTTGCGGGAGAAATCATGGGGACGGGAATCCCCCTAGGAATCATTCCCAGAGGAACAGCAAACGCCTTCGCTGTCGCTTTAAATATTGCCCCCGGCATCAACCCCATTAGAAGCGCCTGCGAAACAATTTTAGCGGGGAACACCCGCGTTGTTGATGCAGCACGTTGCAACGATTTGCCCCTAATTCTTTTAGCCGGCATCGGCTACGAAGCCGAAACCATCGAACGAACCAGTCGAGAAGCAAAAAATCGCTGGGGTGCTTTAGCCTACATCATGGCAGGTTGGCAACAACTCAACGAACAAGAACTCTTTGAGACAGAAATTGAAATTGAAGGAACAGTACAAAAATTCCAAGCAGGAGCAATTACCATTGCCAATGCCGCTCCCCCAACCTCCATTCTAGCCCAAGGAACGGGTCAAGTGGTCGTAGATGATGGATTGCTAGACGTTACCATCTCCACAGCAGAAAGCCGCACAGAAGCACTCACCACAATGATCGGTTTATTTGGTGCCGCATTAGTAAAACTGGGAACCAATTCCGAAAATACAGTTCACTTCGGCGCAAAACAAATCAGAGTCATCGCAGATCCCCCTCAAAAAATTGTGCTAGACGGAGAAATCATCGGCACCACCCCCGTTGAAATTGAATGTCATCCCGGTGCGTTAAAAGTTTTTGCACCCCCAGCAAACTAA
- a CDS encoding cupin domain-containing protein encodes MSVLTDLVSPYSQETFLKEVWTKKSVHLTARGDRRFNSLFSWEKLTELLNYHEFEFPALRLAKDGQVLEAKENENFVQHCQEGATLIIDRVHKLVPEITRFVAALRREIGHPVQVNTYCSWPGTQGFKCHYDTHEVFILQVDGDKEWYVFPDTVKYPLIDQKSARLEPPEVPPVLRCTLQPGDVLYIPRGHWHYAVAGTQPSLHLTLGVLAKTGIDFLEWFIQQARDRENWCANLPLLTDAAPVSLAEQIKALKADAIAALSDEQLIEEYSRAIAHSEKPFAPYSFPHQAGFNIFPQGIETTFTRPPSQRIQIDPLPDESGYRILADNKEITLNGVPQKFVEHLFHYEQFTGSDVVNWLSDFDWESEIVPVLSHLVMEGIIFVNAEQF; translated from the coding sequence ATGTCTGTTTTGACTGATTTAGTGAGTCCCTACTCCCAAGAAACCTTTTTAAAGGAGGTTTGGACAAAAAAGAGCGTTCATCTTACCGCACGAGGAGATCGTCGCTTTAATTCTCTATTTTCCTGGGAAAAACTCACAGAACTCCTCAATTACCACGAATTTGAATTTCCAGCACTGCGTTTAGCCAAAGACGGACAGGTTTTAGAGGCGAAAGAAAATGAAAATTTCGTTCAACACTGTCAAGAAGGTGCAACGCTAATTATCGATCGCGTCCACAAACTCGTCCCAGAAATTACTCGCTTTGTTGCGGCATTGCGTCGAGAAATCGGGCATCCCGTCCAGGTTAATACGTACTGTTCTTGGCCGGGAACTCAAGGATTTAAGTGCCATTACGACACCCACGAAGTTTTTATTTTGCAGGTGGATGGGGATAAAGAATGGTACGTTTTTCCCGATACAGTTAAGTATCCCCTCATCGATCAAAAATCTGCCCGTCTCGAACCGCCAGAAGTCCCCCCCGTTCTGCGTTGTACCTTGCAACCGGGAGATGTTCTCTACATACCTCGCGGACATTGGCACTATGCGGTTGCGGGAACTCAACCCTCCTTGCACTTAACTTTGGGGGTGTTGGCGAAAACGGGGATTGATTTTCTGGAGTGGTTCATTCAACAGGCGCGCGATCGCGAAAATTGGTGTGCTAACCTACCCTTACTCACCGATGCGGCTCCCGTCTCCTTAGCAGAACAGATTAAAGCATTAAAAGCGGACGCGATCGCGGCTTTATCCGACGAACAGCTTATCGAAGAGTATAGCCGCGCGATCGCGCACTCGGAAAAACCCTTTGCACCCTACTCCTTCCCCCATCAAGCCGGGTTTAATATTTTCCCCCAAGGGATCGAAACAACCTTTACACGTCCCCCCTCTCAACGCATTCAGATTGACCCTTTACCCGATGAATCGGGATATCGCATCCTTGCAGACAACAAAGAAATTACTCTCAACGGCGTACCTCAAAAATTTGTAGAGCATTTATTTCATTACGAACAATTTACGGGTTCTGACGTGGTAAATTGGCTGTCAGACTTTGATTGGGAAAGCGAGATCGTTCCGGTTTTGTCGCATTTGGTGATGGAAGGTATTATTTTTGTCAATGCGGAACAGTTCTAA
- a CDS encoding class I SAM-dependent methyltransferase codes for MLLKPEQRIKIDSDDDNQFYDFPRFVNHVDNNFIDQLTNLYREELQPNTRILDLMSSWVSHLPQEIKFAHVEGQGMNEEELAKNPRLDHYFVQNLNKKPELPLRDRDFDAVLIAVSVQYLQYPEAVFSEIHRILKPGGVVIVSFSNRMFFQKAIAVWRDNTEANRVELVKSYFKSVPGFKEPRTISRQSEALSFLQRLGMAGTDPFYAVIARC; via the coding sequence ATGCTGCTGAAACCCGAACAACGAATAAAAATTGACTCTGACGACGACAACCAGTTTTATGACTTTCCCCGCTTTGTGAATCACGTCGATAACAATTTTATCGACCAACTTACAAACTTGTATCGAGAAGAACTGCAACCCAATACGCGCATTCTCGACTTAATGAGCAGTTGGGTATCTCACTTACCCCAAGAGATTAAATTTGCTCATGTGGAAGGACAGGGGATGAATGAGGAGGAATTAGCAAAAAATCCCCGTCTCGACCATTACTTTGTCCAGAACTTGAACAAAAAACCCGAACTTCCTTTGCGAGATCGCGATTTTGATGCGGTTCTGATTGCTGTTTCCGTACAATACTTGCAATACCCCGAAGCGGTGTTTAGCGAAATTCATCGCATTCTTAAACCCGGTGGCGTTGTAATCGTCAGCTTTTCCAATCGAATGTTTTTCCAAAAAGCGATCGCGGTATGGCGAGATAACACAGAAGCTAATCGTGTCGAACTTGTCAAAAGCTACTTTAAATCAGTTCCCGGTTTCAAAGAACCCCGCACGATCTCTCGCCAGTCTGAAGCATTAAGTTTCCTACAACGGCTAGGAATGGCAGGAACCGATCCTTTTTACGCTGTTATTGCTCGATGTTAG
- a CDS encoding peptidoglycan DD-metalloendopeptidase family protein, whose protein sequence is MTHHSPKNNNPTERAARHSLLLRGVALIGGCTVLGSGMVVAQTDSLVDPVVIPAAPSAPAPAPRVSAPAPAPRVSAPAPAPRVSAPAPAPRVSTPAPAPRVSAPAPAPRVSAPAPAPRVRTSQQSPKLAAPNVSVPETTPNRVPESLIDRAPASPIVIQNSNPRAQTGTRNYVDNLGSSPSMRKPSVAFTERRTGCKTVSGNGSLSQNCGRIAPRRPLATSRNGRAIAVSQSQSQSKRIAAPQTRIRSQRSAVFNSRVQQVPVIQRSGAQAIPPEQLAYYNRAKRQAVLTENTSLLFPLSIPASITSAFGLRVHPISGSQRMHSGTDIAAPMGTPVVAAYAGQVAIAEHVGGYGLMVALRHEDGTQESRYAHLSQIFVQAGELVEQGQPIGLVGSTGFSTGPHLHFEWRHLMSSGWVAVDAGNHLEYAMQNLMNAMNGIEDSRTLEAHGEVELDFELDTQFAEQAEPTTESQKVAGISRGI, encoded by the coding sequence ATGACCCATCATTCACCAAAAAACAACAACCCCACCGAGCGTGCTGCTCGTCACTCCCTACTCCTGCGAGGGGTTGCGTTAATCGGCGGTTGTACCGTTCTGGGTAGCGGAATGGTTGTCGCCCAAACTGACTCATTAGTTGACCCGGTAGTCATCCCTGCTGCACCTTCTGCACCAGCCCCTGCACCCAGGGTTAGCGCCCCAGCTCCAGCTCCCAGAGTTAGCGCTCCAGCTCCAGCACCCAGAGTTAGCGCCCCGGCTCCCGCGCCCAGAGTCAGCACCCCGGCTCCCGCACCCAGAGTCAGCGCCCCAGCTCCCGCACCCAGAGTTAGCGCCCCGGCTCCCGCACCCAGAGTCAGAACCTCTCAACAGTCTCCCAAACTCGCCGCGCCAAACGTCTCTGTTCCCGAAACCACGCCCAACCGCGTTCCCGAAAGCCTAATCGATCGCGCGCCCGCCTCGCCCATAGTCATTCAGAATTCCAACCCCAGAGCGCAAACGGGAACTAGAAATTACGTTGATAATCTCGGCTCTTCGCCTTCAATGCGCAAGCCCTCCGTTGCCTTCACCGAACGCCGCACGGGGTGTAAAACCGTTTCCGGAAATGGCAGTTTGTCGCAAAACTGCGGCAGGATTGCACCACGACGACCCCTGGCAACTTCTCGTAACGGTCGAGCTATTGCCGTATCCCAATCCCAATCCCAATCTAAGCGAATTGCCGCACCCCAAACGCGAATCCGTTCGCAACGTTCGGCGGTTTTCAACTCCAGAGTCCAACAAGTTCCCGTAATCCAACGTTCTGGCGCACAAGCAATTCCCCCAGAACAATTAGCGTATTACAACCGAGCAAAACGTCAGGCGGTTCTCACTGAAAATACCTCCTTATTATTCCCCTTATCCATCCCAGCAAGTATTACCTCTGCGTTCGGCTTGCGCGTTCATCCCATTTCCGGCTCGCAACGGATGCATAGTGGAACCGATATCGCTGCTCCAATGGGAACGCCTGTTGTGGCTGCTTATGCCGGACAAGTCGCGATCGCGGAACACGTTGGCGGTTATGGTTTAATGGTGGCACTGCGCCACGAAGACGGCACCCAAGAATCGCGCTACGCCCACCTCTCACAAATCTTTGTCCAAGCAGGCGAACTTGTCGAACAAGGACAACCCATTGGCTTAGTAGGAAGTACCGGATTCTCCACAGGACCTCACCTTCACTTTGAATGGCGGCATCTCATGAGTTCCGGTTGGGTTGCGGTGGATGCAGGCAACCATCTTGAATACGCGATGCAAAACCTCATGAATGCCATGAACGGCATCGAAGATTCTCGCACGCTTGAAGCGCATGGTGAAGTCGAGCTTGATTTCGAGTTGGATACCCAATTTGCCGAACAAGCAGAACCCACTACCGAATCCCAAAAAGTTGCCGGAATTTCTCGCGGCATCTAA